A part of Osmerus mordax isolate fOsmMor3 chromosome 10, fOsmMor3.pri, whole genome shotgun sequence genomic DNA contains:
- the LOC136950427 gene encoding inhibitory synaptic factor 2A, producing the protein MVSKEGSKCALINSESDSETAPSASLALEVKYSLDASRHVRKRNKALQVRFKDICEAQNEQREAARQAAAGGKPVSYKAAYRKYMTVPARRSIPNVTRSTGVQTSPDLKKRYQTFPFERKKGHGHTIKHVAAVESYKGQNNGFLLDLKQPRAGAEEGSVEGACTGSGVWRTRALLHTSECVATVEQHAALVSDGPCSDSAARRLSCSAADSDSLLPSAAPQADYQLCSVSSKPRRGLPHGEPDPDRPSSKRHLLNLEEGSLQTLPDRTPTVLGPIAWNSLTQVECLDSPGVRTKRKKGVQLNGLQSQTLPRAAGGGCTTQAQCHSGPFSPQPRMQPPRGAVEEAEGVKAASEGEVCKQIVPVTKEGDVKAQLQAMENLISSSQETIKVLLGVIQELEKGEAHREGLSYRTGQDTANCDTCRNSACIIYSVELDFKQQEDKLQALMTRLCPAEDAPFSSLPYPPEAYTSTPKRKSKADSKKHARWKLWFL; encoded by the exons ATGGTGAGCAAGGAGGGCAGCAAGTGTGCGCTCATCAACTCAGAGTCCGACTCTGAGACGGCGCCCTCGGCCTCGCTGGCGCTGGAGGTCAAGTACTCGCTGGACGCCAGCCGGCATGTGCGGAAGCGGAACAAGGCCTTGCAGGTGCGCTTCAAGGACATCTGCGAGGCGCAGAACGAGCAGAGAGAGGCGGCGAGGCAGGCAGCAGCCGGAGGCAAACCGGTCTCCTACAAGGCGGCGTACCGCAAGTACATGACGGTGCCGGCCCGCCGCTCCATCCCCAACGTGACGCGCAGCACGGGCGTGCAGACGTCGCCCGACCTGAAGAAGCGCTACCAGACCTTCCCCTTCGAGCGCAAGAAGGGCCACGGGCACACCATCAAGCATGTGGCGGCCGTGGAGAGCTACAAGGGCCAGAACAACGGCTTCCTGCTGGACCTGAAGCAGCCCAGGgcgggggcagaggagggcagcGTGGAGGGCGCGTGCACGGGGAGCGGGGTCTGGAGGACCAGGGCTCTGCTCCATACCAGCGAGTGTGTGGCCACGGTGGAGCAGCACGCCGCCCTGGTTTCAGACGGCCCATGTTCAGACTCTGCTGCACGGCGGCTCAGCTGCAGCGCCGCCGACTCAGACAGCCTCCTCCCCAGCGCCGCCCCGCAGGCAGACTACCAGCTGTGCAGCGTCAGCTCCAAGCCCAGGAGAGGACTACCACACGGGGAGCCCGACCCGGACCGGCCGTCGTCCAAGCGCCATCTGCTCAACCTGGAGGAGGGCTCGTTGCAGACCCTGCCGGACCGGACGCCCACAGTCTTGGGCCCCATCGCCTGGAACTCCCTGACTCAGGTGGAGTGCCTGGACAGTCCGGGCGTGCGCACCAAGCGCAAGAAGGGTGTGCAGCTCAATGGGCTGCAGTCTCAGACCCTGCCGAGGGCTGCAGGGGGGGGCTGCACCACGCAGGCCCAGTGCCACTCTGGACccttctctccccagcctcgGATGCAGCCTCCGCGGGGGGCcgtggaggaggcggagggcgTGAAGGCAGCGAGcgagggtgaggtgtgtaagcAGATAGTGCCTGTGACAAAGGAAGGGGATGTGAAGGCACAGCTGCAGGCCATGGAGAACCTGATCAGCTCCAGTCAGGAAACCATCAAAGTGCTGCTGGGGGTcatccaggagctggagaaaggGGAGGCCCACCGAGAGGG ACTCTCCTATCGAACGGGACAGGACACGGCCAACTGTGACACGTGTCGGAACAGCGCGTGCATCATTTACAG TGTGGAGCTGGACTTCAAGCAGCAGGAGGACAAGCTGCAGGCGCTGATGACGAGGTTGTGCCCTGCGGAAGacgcccccttctcctccctgccttaCCCCCCGGAGGcctacacctccacccccaaacGCAAGTCCAAAGCAGACTCCAAGAAGCATGCCCGCTGGAAACTCTGGTTCCTGTGA